A window of Campylobacter ureolyticus contains these coding sequences:
- a CDS encoding C1 domain-containing protein produces MVFFYKKCEVCGNKMSILKISLKNSTALECKNCKTKYQAKETVLYRAINFLLIDLFGGAFIILFLSAYTAVYIDNKIYKLDAGLFFGLMVFLWLIFCFIFLFFYLLIISNLIKFEIIEENNKKD; encoded by the coding sequence ATGGTATTTTTTTATAAAAAATGTGAAGTTTGTGGAAATAAAATGAGTATATTAAAAATATCTTTAAAAAATTCTACTGCATTAGAATGCAAAAATTGCAAAACTAAATATCAGGCAAAAGAGACTGTATTATATAGGGCAATTAATTTTTTGCTTATAGATTTATTTGGTGGTGCTTTTATAATACTTTTTTTATCCGCTTATACTGCTGTTTATATTGATAATAAAATTTATAAACTTGATGCTGGGTTGTTTTTTGGATTAATGGTATTTTTATGGTTAATTTTTTGTTTTATATTTTTGTTTTTTTATCTTTTAATTATATCAAATTTAATAAAATTTGAGATAATAGAAGAAAACAATAAAAAAGATTAA
- a CDS encoding MBL fold metallo-hydrolase, whose translation MKILKKSFGIAVTNCYILKGSSGDIVIDPGENAYEWVKINSYNILAVFNTHGHFDHVYDDYKFKEDGVRIYIHKNDAFMLENDNFSMLKKTCKADVLTADKDEFKVGDFKVIFHHFPGHTPGCCMLEVCQNDEKPVLFSGDFLFKNSIGRYDFPFSNAFDMKESILKVLSFKDDFELFPGHGNSSFLSAEKPNLEHFLNYF comes from the coding sequence ATGAAAATTCTTAAAAAAAGCTTTGGGATTGCTGTAACAAATTGTTATATTTTAAAAGGCTCAAGTGGTGATATTGTAATAGATCCTGGCGAAAATGCATATGAGTGGGTTAAAATAAATTCATATAATATTTTAGCTGTTTTTAATACTCATGGTCATTTTGATCATGTATATGATGATTATAAATTTAAAGAAGATGGTGTTAGAATTTATATCCATAAAAATGATGCGTTTATGCTTGAAAATGATAATTTTAGTATGCTTAAAAAAACTTGCAAGGCAGATGTTTTAACTGCGGATAAAGATGAGTTTAAAGTAGGGGATTTTAAAGTTATTTTTCACCATTTTCCAGGGCATACTCCAGGGTGTTGTATGCTTGAAGTTTGTCAAAATGATGAAAAACCAGTACTATTTAGTGGGGATTTTTTATTTAAAAATAGCATTGGAAGATATGACTTTCCTTTTTCAAATGCCTTTGATATGAAGGAAAGTATTTTAAAAGTTTTAAGTTTTAAAGATGATTTTGAGCTTTTTCCAGGTCATGGAAATAGTAGTTTTTTAAGTGCTGAAAAACCAAATTTAGAGCATTTTTTAAACTATTTTTAA
- a CDS encoding FtsW/RodA/SpoVE family cell cycle protein, giving the protein MIIFDKRILAHFDFVQLIFIIPILVLSHILISEANEILAFKQYIYYALGFGVFLFFFIIPFRKLEWIIPFFYWFGIVLLISVDLFGVSKLGAKRWLEIPLINFTIQPSEIIKPAFILMLAYMVKKNPPPSDGYDLKSFLKFSFIILLPFILILKEPDLGTAMILLLGGFGTLFIIHVNKKIWISLFLAMSVASPVMYQSLHDYQKKRITEFLSEESSYHVKQSIIAISNGGMSGKPKDEATQTHFKFLPIATSDFIFAYNSERFGFMGNLLLMGLYLCLIIHLITLNYQLKEDYFTRVVATSIGVLIFIYAGVNISMTIGLAPVVGVPLPFFSYGGSSFITFMCLFGMLQNLLTFKFKDSYKL; this is encoded by the coding sequence TTGATAATTTTTGATAAGCGTATTTTAGCACATTTTGACTTTGTTCAGCTAATTTTTATAATTCCTATTTTAGTGCTATCGCATATTTTAATATCTGAAGCAAATGAAATTTTAGCTTTTAAACAATACATCTACTACGCACTTGGCTTTGGAGTGTTTTTATTTTTTTTTATAATTCCTTTTAGAAAACTTGAATGGATAATTCCATTTTTTTACTGGTTTGGGATAGTGTTATTAATAAGCGTTGATCTGTTTGGCGTAAGCAAGCTTGGCGCAAAAAGGTGGCTTGAAATACCTCTTATAAATTTTACAATCCAACCAAGTGAAATCATAAAACCAGCATTTATACTAATGCTTGCTTATATGGTTAAAAAAAATCCTCCACCAAGTGATGGATATGACTTAAAAAGTTTTTTAAAATTTAGCTTTATCATACTTTTGCCATTTATTTTAATACTTAAAGAGCCAGACCTTGGAACAGCTATGATACTTTTACTTGGCGGATTTGGGACACTATTTATAATTCATGTTAATAAAAAAATTTGGATAAGCTTGTTTTTAGCCATGTCTGTGGCTTCGCCTGTGATGTATCAAAGCTTGCATGATTATCAAAAAAAAAGAATAACTGAGTTTTTATCAGAAGAGTCAAGCTACCATGTAAAGCAGTCAATCATCGCTATCTCAAATGGTGGAATGAGTGGAAAACCAAAAGATGAAGCCACTCAAACACACTTTAAATTTTTACCAATTGCAACAAGTGATTTTATCTTTGCGTATAATAGCGAGCGATTTGGTTTTATGGGAAATTTGCTTTTAATGGGGCTTTATTTATGCTTAATAATACACTTAATTACATTAAATTACCAACTAAAAGAAGACTACTTTACAAGAGTTGTGGCGACAAGCATTGGGGTTTTAATTTTTATCTATGCAGGGGTTAATATCTCAATGACAATCGGGCTAGCACCAGTTGTAGGCGTTCCATTGCCATTTTTCAGTTATGGTGGAAGCAGCTTTATAACTTTTATGTGTTTGTTTGGAATGCTTCAAAATCTACTTACTTTTAAATTTAAAGATAGTTATAAACTTTAA
- a CDS encoding RluA family pseudouridine synthase, producing the protein MSDFLVDENLRLDVFVSKMLQISRNKASNLVKNGLVTLDKTPILKPSFIVEVGKKISINLDEKEDKKENFKTDFKIPIIYEDSDILVINKPANLVTHPAPSVKEPTLLDWLLDKNYALSNLNNARKGIVHRLDKGTSGALVIAKTNKAHLNLATQLKDRTMGRIYLALINLSLKENLVINRPIGRNPKNRLKKAIVQGARESKSAFLNLYSDDEVNLIAAKLFSGRTHQIRVHLSSINRYIIGDNLYGFKSQNDKIVRLMLHAYILYFKHPITGENMKFVANLDNEFLNYKNIKEKAYEKFSPNFIIGSFDDFHSWLCLT; encoded by the coding sequence TTGAGTGATTTTTTAGTAGATGAAAATTTAAGATTGGATGTTTTTGTAAGTAAAATGTTGCAAATATCAAGAAATAAAGCCTCAAATTTAGTAAAAAACGGTTTGGTTACTTTGGATAAAACACCTATTTTAAAGCCATCTTTTATAGTCGAAGTAGGAAAAAAAATTTCTATAAATTTGGATGAAAAAGAAGATAAAAAAGAAAATTTTAAAACTGATTTTAAAATACCAATAATTTATGAAGATAGTGATATTTTAGTTATAAATAAACCTGCAAATTTAGTAACTCATCCAGCACCAAGTGTAAAAGAACCAACTCTTTTAGACTGGCTTTTAGATAAAAACTATGCTCTTTCAAATTTAAACAATGCAAGAAAAGGTATTGTTCATAGACTTGATAAAGGTACAAGTGGTGCACTTGTTATAGCAAAAACAAATAAGGCACATTTAAATTTAGCTACCCAGCTAAAAGATAGAACAATGGGAAGAATTTACCTAGCTTTAATAAATTTAAGCTTAAAAGAAAACTTAGTAATTAATAGACCAATTGGTAGAAATCCCAAGAATCGTCTTAAAAAAGCGATTGTTCAAGGAGCAAGAGAGTCAAAAAGTGCTTTTTTAAATTTATATAGTGATGATGAGGTAAATTTAATTGCAGCAAAGCTTTTTAGTGGAAGAACTCATCAAATAAGAGTTCATCTTTCAAGTATAAATCGCTACATAATAGGTGATAATTTATATGGATTTAAGAGCCAAAATGATAAAATTGTTCGTTTAATGCTACACGCTTATATTTTATATTTCAAACATCCAATAACTGGGGAAAATATGAAATTTGTAGCAAATTTAGATAATGAATTTTTAAACTATAAAAATATTAAGGAGAAAGCGTATGAAAAATTTTCACCAAATTTTATTATTGGTAGTTTTGATGATTTTCATAGCTGGTTGTGCCTCACATAA
- a CDS encoding fibronectin type III domain-containing protein, whose translation MKNFHQILLLVVLMIFIAGCASHKVPMVKDSSLPVINDIRTVSSSKSIGLEWSNPKDLDVMGYYIYRANLNESLKLVGTIKDRFATHYLDDGLSPATTYRYAIKTFGQNGISADGIVVSASTSKGIETVSFAQAIYGLPERVKLVWRPHANLKVGSYIIERRKDEKSSWSKKAEVKGRLSAEYIDNSVKSGEMYQYRIRVKTLDGDISEPSKVLTAQTKELPLGVINLQATIDQPKKIILTWDSPLNDAFSHYQIYTSRGSILPLVPLAKTDKNSYEDLINANGAKRYYKVTLVDKDGLESLAQDEAIMGQTLVAAKAPVLGEPIIEKNSISLNWHTGANYDKFVLIRDGGGSTKTVDNIKTMSYVDREVVKGTKYSYRVYSVDEYSINSNVSNKMSVEF comes from the coding sequence ATGAAAAATTTTCACCAAATTTTATTATTGGTAGTTTTGATGATTTTCATAGCTGGTTGTGCCTCACATAAAGTTCCTATGGTAAAAGATAGTTCTTTACCTGTAATAAATGATATTAGAACAGTTAGTTCTTCAAAATCAATTGGACTTGAGTGGAGCAATCCAAAAGATTTAGATGTGATGGGATACTACATTTATAGGGCCAATTTAAACGAGTCTTTAAAATTAGTGGGTACTATAAAAGATCGTTTTGCAACTCATTATTTAGATGATGGCTTAAGCCCTGCTACAACTTATAGATATGCTATTAAAACATTTGGTCAAAATGGCATTTCAGCAGATGGCATAGTAGTAAGTGCTAGCACTTCCAAAGGAATTGAAACAGTTTCATTTGCTCAAGCGATATACGGACTTCCTGAAAGAGTTAAACTTGTTTGGAGACCACATGCAAATTTAAAAGTTGGCTCATACATAATCGAGCGAAGAAAAGATGAAAAAAGTAGTTGGTCTAAAAAAGCCGAAGTTAAAGGGAGATTGAGTGCTGAATATATAGATAATAGCGTAAAAAGTGGAGAGATGTATCAATATAGAATTAGAGTAAAAACTCTTGATGGTGATATTTCAGAACCATCAAAGGTATTAACTGCTCAAACAAAAGAGCTTCCACTTGGTGTTATAAATCTTCAGGCTACAATTGATCAACCAAAAAAAATAATTTTAACTTGGGATAGTCCATTAAATGATGCTTTTTCGCATTATCAAATTTATACTTCAAGAGGATCTATTTTGCCACTTGTTCCACTTGCTAAAACAGATAAAAATAGCTATGAAGATTTGATTAATGCAAATGGGGCCAAGAGGTATTATAAAGTAACTTTAGTTGATAAAGACGGGCTTGAGAGCTTGGCTCAAGATGAGGCTATTATGGGGCAAACACTAGTTGCTGCAAAAGCACCTGTTTTAGGTGAGCCAATAATTGAAAAAAACTCTATATCACTTAACTGGCATACTGGGGCAAATTATGATAAATTTGTTCTTATAAGAGATGGTGGTGGTAGTACAAAAACAGTTGATAATATAAAAACAATGTCTTATGTAGATAGAGAAGTTGTAAAAGGAACAAAATATAGCTATAGAGTTTATAGTGTAGATGAATATAGCATAAACTCAAATGTATCAAATAAAATGAGTGTAGAGTTTTAA
- the trmB gene encoding tRNA (guanosine(46)-N7)-methyltransferase TrmB: MPNFRVKKLKNLTLPFEKNGVKFLKLAKGRVVDLLLTEVFGEKFFITIKPSRDKFIIKSEKITRPARLENLQIALEIFRDEFTQELITNSINAKKSKFKKSEIVKDELEAINFLNSSSKKAIEIGFGSGRHLLYRAKENPKISYLGIEIYKPSIDQVENLAIKDKLLNLALLNCDARSFLSLVKSNSVDFIYLHFPVPWDDSPHRRVISKSFLEEAKRVLKVNARFELRSDSRNYSEFSINEMLDLNGVSLEIYKNKNLEISSKYEDRWKKQDKDIYDIIMINNDLSDDISNFKELEFPKFDPLKIALNFKHEKFKFDDFFINFEEIYKFSDDEILLKLSFGDFSVNENRFIYISSEVSKYYINSPLPTKTNQKAHEKIKEILLK, encoded by the coding sequence ATGCCAAATTTTAGAGTAAAAAAACTTAAAAATTTAACTCTTCCTTTTGAAAAAAATGGAGTGAAGTTTTTAAAACTTGCAAAAGGAAGAGTTGTAGATTTGCTTTTAACTGAAGTTTTTGGTGAAAAATTTTTTATAACCATAAAGCCTAGCAGGGATAAATTTATCATAAAATCTGAAAAAATTACCCGTCCAGCAAGGCTTGAAAACTTGCAAATTGCTCTAGAAATTTTTAGAGATGAATTTACTCAAGAGCTTATTACAAATTCAATTAATGCTAAAAAAAGCAAATTTAAAAAAAGTGAAATTGTAAAAGATGAATTAGAAGCAATAAATTTTTTAAACAGTTCTAGTAAAAAAGCAATTGAAATAGGCTTTGGTTCTGGAAGGCACCTCTTGTATAGAGCAAAAGAAAATCCTAAAATTTCGTATTTAGGTATTGAGATTTATAAACCATCAATTGATCAAGTCGAAAATTTAGCTATAAAAGATAAGCTTTTAAATTTGGCTTTACTAAACTGTGATGCAAGAAGTTTTTTAAGTTTAGTTAAGTCAAATTCTGTTGATTTTATCTATTTGCACTTTCCAGTTCCATGGGATGATTCGCCACATAGAAGAGTAATTTCAAAAAGCTTTTTAGAAGAGGCTAAAAGAGTTTTAAAAGTTAATGCTAGATTTGAATTAAGAAGTGATAGTAGAAATTATAGTGAGTTTAGCATAAATGAAATGCTTGATTTAAACGGTGTTAGCTTAGAAATTTATAAGAATAAAAATTTAGAAATTTCAAGTAAATATGAAGATAGATGGAAAAAACAAGATAAAGATATTTATGATATTATTATGATAAACAATGACTTATCAGATGATATTTCAAATTTCAAAGAGTTAGAGTTTCCAAAATTTGATCCTTTAAAAATAGCTTTAAATTTTAAACACGAAAAGTTTAAATTTGATGATTTTTTTATAAATTTTGAAGAAATTTATAAATTTAGTGATGATGAAATTTTATTAAAACTCTCTTTTGGAGATTTTAGTGTTAATGAAAATAGATTTATTTACATTTCAAGCGAAGTTAGTAAGTACTATATAAACTCACCGCTTCCAACTAAAACAAATCAAAAAGCGCATGAAAAAATAAAGGAAATTTTACTAAAATGA
- a CDS encoding cell division ATP-binding protein FtsE — MTDIIKASNLTLGYHGSSPVINGANFSIKTKDFIVITGESGSGKSTLLKSFYGGINIKGGDLEVCFYDLKNRSARNLRHLRQKIGIVFQDYRLIAEWTIEKNIRLPLVIAGYGEKECDAQVENLLKRVKLFHKVGKYPLEISGGEQQRVAVARALAQNPQLILCDEPTGNLDDVSSEMIWRLLRLANDKWNATVVVVTHRAPSSLKFNFRHFRISEGAVFEER; from the coding sequence ATGACAGATATTATCAAAGCTTCAAATTTAACTCTTGGATATCACGGCTCAAGTCCTGTTATAAATGGTGCAAATTTTAGTATTAAAACAAAGGACTTTATAGTAATTACGGGAGAAAGTGGAAGTGGAAAATCAACACTCTTAAAATCATTTTATGGCGGAATTAATATAAAAGGTGGCGATTTAGAAGTTTGCTTTTATGATTTAAAAAACAGATCCGCTAGAAATTTAAGGCATCTTAGACAAAAAATAGGAATTGTTTTTCAAGATTATAGACTAATTGCTGAATGGACTATTGAAAAAAATATCAGACTTCCTTTAGTTATCGCAGGATACGGTGAAAAAGAGTGCGATGCTCAGGTTGAAAATCTTTTAAAAAGAGTTAAGCTTTTTCATAAAGTTGGCAAATATCCACTTGAAATAAGTGGTGGTGAGCAACAAAGAGTTGCTGTGGCAAGGGCATTGGCACAAAATCCTCAATTGATTTTATGTGATGAACCAACAGGAAATTTAGATGATGTGTCAAGTGAGATGATTTGGAGACTTTTAAGGCTTGCAAATGATAAATGGAATGCAACAGTTGTTGTAGTAACTCATAGAGCACCATCAAGTTTAAAATTTAATTTTAGACATTTTAGAATATCAGAAGGAGCAGTATTTGAAGAGCGTTAG
- a CDS encoding cell division FtsX domain-containing protein codes for MKSVRTHFGVIISLIGLLFSIQFSFFVNTLVNEYEKIIKDEYSIILVSKKALDLNSLKLDEIQNLNEISSKNMLESLQNKVSKEAIVKVSQNLPKFYSVNLKFFPSNEQLEFINQKLQKIDGVSRVEIFSKSHSSTYKLLLFIKVLVFSFSVLVAILGVMLMLKQMKIWTFEHKNRIEVMNLFGAQYLTKSIFLYKLAFWDSLIAALLVCGFFFILPNFAIYKSFISTIALPLTYTLTIDQILLIFAMSLSIAFVSATFVMLGIKEEIL; via the coding sequence TTGAAGAGCGTTAGGACACATTTTGGCGTTATTATTTCTCTTATTGGACTTTTGTTTTCTATACAGTTTAGCTTTTTTGTAAATACTTTAGTAAATGAGTATGAAAAAATAATAAAAGATGAATATAGCATAATCTTAGTTTCAAAAAAAGCACTTGATTTAAATAGCCTAAAATTAGATGAAATTCAAAATTTAAATGAAATAAGTTCTAAAAATATGCTTGAGAGTTTACAAAACAAAGTTTCAAAAGAGGCAATTGTAAAAGTTAGCCAAAACCTTCCTAAATTTTATAGCGTAAATTTGAAATTTTTTCCAAGCAATGAACAGCTTGAATTTATTAATCAAAAATTACAAAAAATAGATGGTGTAAGTAGAGTTGAAATTTTTTCAAAATCGCATAGTAGCACATATAAGCTTCTTTTATTTATTAAAGTTTTAGTTTTTTCTTTTTCTGTTTTAGTTGCTATTTTAGGAGTTATGCTTATGCTAAAACAGATGAAAATTTGGACTTTTGAGCATAAAAACAGAATAGAAGTTATGAACTTATTTGGTGCTCAATACCTTACAAAAAGTATTTTTTTATATAAACTAGCTTTTTGGGATAGTTTAATAGCTGCACTTTTAGTGTGTGGATTTTTCTTTATATTACCTAATTTTGCTATTTATAAAAGTTTTATTTCAACTATTGCATTACCTTTAACATATACTTTAACAATAGATCAAATTTTACTCATTTTTGCCATGTCTTTAAGTATTGCTTTTGTATCTGCAACTTTTGTTATGCTTGGTATTAAAGAAGAGATTTTATGA
- a CDS encoding murein hydrolase activator EnvC family protein, whose amino-acid sequence MKKIALFLLVFSYIFAEQSTKDKIELTNKNIAVKKSEEKNLSKKIDELGVLIVKESAELKKTNAQIDEITGLVVNLSQKYKDEALELDELNKQTDELVKIKLELEKKITELIVEDFSFNLIQDSDIKTHEALISNEVFASLSDVFRKDIANLVITHDEASKTIDKKNKEILDLEKNLKEYSAKKEELSNAQKKQKKLVENLNKNKEDYIQKLINTQKQSEALASTLEELKIIDDKEEKAKAKKIAQKNAQKQEAQPEILQRDKRVEDIDKKVKLYGSSYKESRVKKYVGSKTISPLKNAFVKRKFGNFIDPVYDIKIFNESVILSSNTQNAQVYNVLDGKVIFAKSTPVLDNVIIVENKNGIHTIYANLSQIAPTIKNGSVIKKGYSIGRVKSDLTFEVTQKNFHIDPLELISLK is encoded by the coding sequence ATGAAAAAAATAGCTCTTTTTTTACTTGTTTTTAGCTATATTTTTGCAGAGCAAAGCACAAAAGACAAGATAGAATTAACAAATAAAAACATAGCTGTAAAAAAAAGTGAAGAAAAAAATCTATCTAAAAAAATTGATGAACTTGGAGTTTTGATAGTAAAAGAAAGTGCTGAGTTAAAAAAAACAAATGCTCAAATCGATGAAATAACTGGCTTAGTTGTAAATTTGTCACAAAAATATAAAGATGAAGCTTTAGAGCTAGATGAGTTAAATAAACAAACTGATGAGTTAGTAAAAATTAAATTAGAACTTGAGAAAAAAATCACTGAATTAATAGTAGAAGATTTTTCTTTTAATCTAATACAAGATAGTGATATAAAAACCCATGAAGCACTTATCTCAAATGAAGTTTTTGCATCTTTAAGTGATGTTTTTAGAAAAGATATTGCAAATTTAGTTATAACCCACGATGAAGCAAGTAAAACAATTGATAAAAAAAACAAAGAAATTTTAGATTTGGAAAAAAATTTAAAAGAGTATAGTGCAAAAAAAGAAGAACTTTCAAATGCTCAAAAAAAGCAAAAAAAATTGGTTGAAAATTTAAATAAAAACAAAGAGGATTATATTCAAAAATTAATTAATACCCAAAAACAAAGTGAAGCTCTAGCTTCTACTTTAGAAGAACTTAAAATTATTGATGATAAAGAAGAAAAAGCCAAAGCTAAAAAAATAGCTCAAAAAAATGCACAAAAACAAGAAGCTCAGCCAGAAATTCTACAAAGAGATAAAAGAGTTGAAGATATTGATAAAAAAGTCAAACTTTATGGCTCAAGCTACAAAGAAAGTAGAGTTAAAAAATATGTTGGCTCTAAAACTATTTCTCCGTTAAAAAATGCCTTTGTAAAGAGAAAATTTGGAAATTTTATAGATCCAGTTTATGATATAAAAATATTTAATGAATCAGTTATTTTAAGCTCAAACACACAAAATGCACAAGTTTATAATGTTCTTGATGGAAAAGTTATATTTGCTAAAAGTACACCGGTTTTAGACAATGTTATAATTGTTGAAAACAAAAATGGCATTCATACAATATACGCAAATTTAAGCCAAATCGCTCCAACTATAAAAAATGGAAGTGTTATAAAAAAAGGCTATTCTATCGGAAGAGTAAAAAGCGATTTAACATTTGAAGTTACGCAAAAAAACTTTCACATAGATCCGCTTGAATTAATTTCATTAAAATAA
- the pyrH gene encoding UMP kinase, with translation MDDKRRILVKFSGEALAGENGFGIDSKVLKFIAGEIKELVSYGVEVGIVIGGGNIIRGVSAAAGGIIKRTSGDHMGMLATVINAIAMREALENVGVNVRVQSAIKMEAICETFIINRAKRHLEKGRVVIFAAGTGNPFFTTDTAATLRAVEIEADMIIKATKVDGVYDKDPNKFSDARLLNKLNYEEALKDEIKVMDDTAVALAKSNSLPIVVCNMFKSGNLFKIVNDDLSFCSIVKN, from the coding sequence ATGGATGATAAAAGAAGGATTTTAGTTAAATTTTCAGGTGAGGCATTAGCTGGTGAGAATGGCTTTGGTATAGATAGTAAAGTTTTGAAATTTATAGCAGGCGAGATTAAAGAGCTAGTTAGTTATGGTGTTGAAGTAGGCATTGTAATTGGTGGTGGAAACATTATAAGAGGCGTAAGTGCAGCAGCTGGTGGTATTATAAAAAGAACAAGTGGCGATCATATGGGTATGCTTGCAACTGTTATAAATGCGATTGCTATGAGAGAAGCACTTGAAAATGTAGGTGTTAATGTTAGAGTTCAAAGTGCTATTAAAATGGAAGCTATTTGTGAAACTTTTATAATAAATAGAGCAAAAAGACATCTTGAAAAAGGAAGAGTTGTTATTTTTGCAGCAGGAACTGGAAATCCATTTTTTACAACCGATACAGCTGCTACATTAAGAGCTGTTGAAATAGAAGCAGATATGATTATAAAAGCCACTAAGGTTGATGGTGTTTATGATAAAGATCCTAATAAATTTAGCGATGCAAGACTTTTAAATAAATTAAACTATGAAGAAGCATTAAAAGATGAAATAAAGGTTATGGATGATACGGCAGTGGCTCTTGCAAAAAGCAATTCTTTGCCGATTGTAGTTTGTAATATGTTCAAAAGTGGAAATTTATTTAAAATTGTAAATGATGATTTATCATTTTGTTCAATAGTAAAAAATTAA
- a CDS encoding DNA-directed RNA polymerase subunit omega encodes MTRSEEITAKALKFVDGDRYKLSLVVAKRANQLHNGEKPLVDLPNIKNYKFADIALMEIAEGKVSLYGIVKAEE; translated from the coding sequence ATGACAAGATCAGAAGAAATAACAGCTAAGGCTTTAAAATTTGTTGATGGTGATAGATATAAGCTCTCTTTAGTTGTTGCAAAAAGAGCAAATCAGCTTCACAACGGTGAAAAACCCTTGGTAGATTTACCAAATATAAAAAATTATAAATTTGCAGATATTGCTTTAATGGAAATCGCAGAAGGTAAAGTATCGCTATATGGAATCGTTAAAGCAGAGGAGTGA